The Lactuca sativa cultivar Salinas chromosome 2, Lsat_Salinas_v11, whole genome shotgun sequence genome includes a window with the following:
- the LOC111885277 gene encoding caffeoyl-CoA O-methyltransferase has product MAATGEAQPAKHQEVGHKSLLQSDALYQYILETSVYPREPQPMKELREVTAKHPWNLMTTSADEGQFLNMLLKLINAKNTMEIGVYTGYSLLSTALALPEDGKILALDINRENYEIGLPIIEKAGVAHKIDFREGPALPLLDEMVNDVKLHGSFDFIFVDADKDNYLNYHKRLIDLIKIGGVIGYDNTLWNGSLVAPPDAPLRKYVRYYRDFVLELNKALAVDPRVEICQLPVGDGITLCRRIS; this is encoded by the exons ATGGCCGCTACCGGAGAAGCTCAACCCGCAAAGCACCAAGAAGTTGGCCACAAAAGCCTCCTTCAAAGCGATGCTCTCTACCAATACATTCTGGAAACCAGCGTTTATCCGAGAGAGCCACAACCAATGAAAGAGCTACGCGAGGTCACTGCTAAACACCCATG GAATCTTATGACGACATCTGCAGATGAAGGACAATTTTTGAATatgcttctcaaactcataaatGCCAAGAACACGATGGAGATTGGTGTTTACACAGGTTATTCACTTCTTTCTACGGCCCTTGCTCTCCCAGAGGATGGAAAGATATTGGCTTTGGACATAAACCGTGAAAATTATGAAATTGGGCTTCCGATCATTGAGAAAGCCGGTGTTGCCCACAAGATTGATTTTAGAGAAGGCCCTGCTCTTCCTCTTCTTGATGAAATGGTCAATGAT GTGAAACTTCATGGATcgtttgattttatttttgtgGATGCTGATAAAGACAACTATCTTAACTACCACAAAAGGTTAATTGACCTTATCAAAATTGGAGGTGTCATCGGCTACGACAACACCCTTTGGAACGGGTCTTTAGTGGCCCCACCAGATGCGCCACTCAGGAAGTATGTTAGATATTACAGAGATTTCGTTTTAGAGCTTAACAAGGCATTGGCTGTTGATCCGAGGGTTGAGATTTGCCAACTTCCGGTAGGCGACGGAATCACTTTGTGTCGTCGTATAAGTTAA